One genomic window of Thermococcus indicus includes the following:
- a CDS encoding TRAM domain-containing protein has translation MYGDGFGGGYEAPVKVGERYRVRIESLGKGGDGIAKIKGFVIFVPNTQVGDEVEIVINSVKRKFAFGEVI, from the coding sequence ATGTATGGAGATGGATTTGGCGGTGGCTACGAAGCCCCTGTTAAGGTTGGAGAAAGGTATAGAGTTAGGATTGAGAGCCTTGGAAAGGGTGGCGATGGTATCGCCAAGATAAAGGGCTTCGTTATCTTCGTCCCGAACACCCAGGTCGGCGACGAGGTTGAGATCGTCATTAACTCGGTCAAGAGGAAGTTCGCCTTTGGCGAAGTCATCTGA
- a CDS encoding monovalent cation/H+ antiporter subunit E: protein MGFIPVFIWSFVLWLVLTAGSKGMLWSPEELVAGVVFSGIIAFTTKDIIGEKAARFLNPAKWAGFVVYSIGPLFWGMVKANLDVAYRVITGRIKPGIVRVPVELENDAQYTILSNSITLTPGTLTVDACPEEKALYVHWINVTEKEPANSEVIAGSFEKWARRLGR, encoded by the coding sequence ATGGGTTTCATTCCTGTATTCATTTGGTCATTCGTGCTCTGGCTTGTGCTGACAGCGGGCAGCAAGGGCATGCTGTGGAGCCCCGAAGAGCTCGTCGCGGGAGTGGTGTTCTCGGGGATAATCGCATTCACGACGAAGGACATCATAGGTGAGAAGGCCGCGAGGTTCCTCAACCCGGCGAAGTGGGCCGGCTTTGTGGTTTACTCCATCGGCCCGCTCTTCTGGGGCATGGTCAAGGCCAACCTCGACGTTGCCTACCGCGTCATAACCGGCAGGATAAAGCCCGGAATCGTTCGCGTTCCGGTTGAGCTCGAAAACGACGCTCAGTACACAATCCTCAGCAACTCAATAACCCTCACCCCCGGAACGCTCACCGTGGACGCCTGCCCGGAGGAGAAGGCCCTCTACGTCCACTGGATAAACGTGACCGAGAAGGAGCCAGCGAATTCCGAGGTCATAGCGGGTTCGTTTGAAAAATGGGCGAGGAGGCTGGGAAGATGA
- a CDS encoding cation:proton antiporter: MIAPEFFYAAVIVMIGAFLALLRVFFGPSVPDRVVGVDTLNTLIVAGMVLLGAAYDRTIYIDIAIVYALLSYVGTLAIAKYLQGGLE, encoded by the coding sequence ATGATAGCACCGGAGTTCTTCTATGCCGCGGTCATAGTCATGATCGGAGCATTCCTGGCTCTGCTCAGGGTGTTCTTCGGACCGAGCGTGCCTGACAGAGTGGTCGGAGTCGACACCCTCAACACGCTCATCGTTGCCGGAATGGTTCTCCTCGGAGCGGCCTACGACAGGACGATATACATCGATATCGCCATCGTTTACGCCCTTCTGAGCTACGTGGGAACCCTGGCCATAGCCAAATACCTCCAGGGGGGATTGGAATGA
- the mnhG gene encoding monovalent cation/H(+) antiporter subunit G, translated as MSAVTYVIYAFLTINIVFNLLGSFSLHRFPDVYTRLHGATKCTTFGTIFAVLAVVVHAAYQLHLTGDPKYLQMALHSLVALIALLLTNPTGAHAIAKAAHLSGYKPAKAVIDAYEDKLRGGAE; from the coding sequence ATGAGTGCGGTCACCTACGTCATCTACGCATTTCTCACGATAAACATAGTCTTCAACCTACTGGGCAGTTTCTCGCTCCACAGGTTCCCGGACGTCTACACCAGACTCCACGGGGCGACCAAGTGCACCACCTTCGGGACGATATTCGCGGTTCTGGCGGTGGTAGTTCACGCCGCCTACCAGCTCCACCTCACCGGCGACCCCAAGTACCTCCAGATGGCGCTTCACAGCCTCGTTGCCCTAATCGCCCTGCTCCTCACAAACCCGACCGGAGCGCACGCGATAGCCAAGGCGGCCCATCTGAGCGGCTACAAGCCGGCCAAAGCCGTCATTGACGCGTACGAGGACAAGCTCAGGGGTGGTGCCGAATGA
- a CDS encoding DUF4040 domain-containing protein: MNALSMDMVIQFGILLGVLVAAYITITMRDLLSAAIASAAMSLLLSLEFYMLHAPDVAIAEAAVGAGVVTAVVVYGIAKTERWEREGP; this comes from the coding sequence ATGAACGCCCTTTCGATGGACATGGTCATACAGTTCGGGATACTCCTCGGCGTGCTGGTAGCGGCCTACATCACGATAACCATGCGCGACCTGCTCAGCGCGGCCATCGCTTCGGCGGCCATGAGCCTGCTCCTCAGCCTTGAGTTCTACATGCTCCACGCGCCGGACGTTGCGATAGCCGAGGCCGCGGTCGGAGCCGGCGTCGTTACGGCCGTGGTTGTGTATGGAATCGCCAAAACGGAGAGATGGGAGCGTGAGGGACCATGA
- the mbhE gene encoding hydrogen gas-evolving membrane-bound hydrogenase subunit E, translating into MKRTFGALALLFLLGVLLVVASPSTGIKFGLGGEDWKAYRYTDQYYIEHGVEEVGGTNIVTDIVFDYRGYDTLGEATVLFTAIAGAVALLRPWRRDEDEE; encoded by the coding sequence ATGAAGAGGACTTTCGGAGCTCTCGCACTGTTGTTCCTCCTCGGAGTGCTGCTCGTCGTTGCGAGCCCTTCAACCGGAATAAAGTTCGGCCTCGGCGGTGAGGACTGGAAGGCCTACCGCTACACCGACCAGTACTACATCGAGCACGGTGTTGAGGAGGTCGGGGGAACCAACATAGTCACCGACATAGTGTTTGATTACAGGGGCTACGATACCCTCGGAGAGGCGACCGTTCTTTTCACCGCCATAGCCGGAGCGGTGGCCCTGCTAAGGCCCTGGAGGAGGGATGAGGATGAAGAGTGA
- a CDS encoding Na(+)/H(+) antiporter subunit B has protein sequence MKSDMGLIVKTTARATIPLIGIFGAYVVSHGHLTPGGGFQGGATIAGAGILFLIAFGLGEMKRRYNHHLYSALEGLGGLVFLGAAMLGLGVAFFYNTLWHSGPVFNGQPGTLLSAGYLPVMNIAVGLKVFAGLVSAMVAIAAFRRWNE, from the coding sequence ATGAAGAGTGACATGGGACTGATCGTTAAGACCACCGCGAGGGCAACCATTCCGCTCATAGGAATCTTCGGTGCCTACGTGGTCTCACACGGTCACCTTACGCCGGGAGGCGGCTTCCAGGGTGGAGCGACCATAGCGGGAGCCGGGATACTGTTCCTCATAGCCTTCGGGCTGGGCGAGATGAAGAGGCGCTACAACCACCACCTCTACTCTGCCCTCGAAGGTCTGGGTGGCCTGGTATTCCTCGGAGCGGCGATGCTCGGCCTGGGAGTTGCGTTCTTCTACAACACGCTGTGGCACAGTGGGCCGGTCTTCAACGGCCAGCCGGGAACGCTGCTCTCTGCCGGTTATCTGCCGGTAATGAACATCGCCGTGGGACTTAAGGTCTTCGCGGGACTGGTCAGCGCGATGGTTGCCATAGCGGCATTCAGGAGGTGGAACGAATGA
- a CDS encoding NADH-quinone oxidoreductase subunit K, producing MIPFQFITAFLLIAMGIYALLYKRNLIKLILALNIIDAGIHLLLISFGYRIEAGQIPTAPIYTGYETVKSAMVAPIPQALTLTSIVIGVCVLSLAMALTINAYRHYGSLDVNKLRRLRG from the coding sequence ATGATACCGTTCCAGTTCATCACGGCGTTCCTGCTAATAGCCATGGGAATCTACGCCCTCCTCTACAAGAGGAACCTCATCAAGCTCATACTGGCCCTCAACATCATAGATGCAGGCATCCACCTGCTCCTCATAAGCTTCGGATACCGCATAGAGGCGGGCCAGATACCGACGGCGCCAATCTACACGGGCTACGAGACCGTAAAGAGCGCCATGGTCGCCCCGATTCCGCAGGCGCTCACGCTCACCAGCATAGTCATCGGGGTCTGCGTTCTCTCGCTGGCGATGGCCCTCACGATAAACGCCTACAGGCACTACGGAAGCCTCGACGTTAACAAGCTCAGGAGGTTGAGAGGATGA
- a CDS encoding proton-conducting transporter transmembrane domain-containing protein has translation MNGLIPYLIIVPLLGAFALPIVGLAGRKARELWAILITGITLGVAAGLFREVWKSGEILVYTLGAKSPLGNGVPFPIRIVWEVDLLGALFALMVTFIAFVAVLYSSEYMRHDTGLEKYYALVLVLEVGMLGIAITGDLFNFYVFLEIMSIASYALVAFRNDTWEGIEAGIKYMFVGSLASSFILLGIVLLYGQYGTLTMAYLAKMIAENPTFTAKVALGLLAGGLLFKSGAVPVHMWLADAHPAAPSSISAMHSGLVIKIGGTYALARLAFSVFSAGISTRTVGWIIIFFACVTLIVGNAMAVIQTDMKRLFAFSSVGQIGYILLGIGIGLAAYGSDVGQVALAGAIYHTVNHAIMKALLFLVAGAVIHQLGTKNLNELSGIARKMPVTSFAFLVGAAAIIGLPPLNGFASKWLIYESSALFNPFLAAIAVIGTAFCTAAYIRVLFTFFGRPSERVMNAEEPGKAMLVPMLILVVAIIVMGLFPWAISDKVMLPAAKTLENIGAYVSAVLGGA, from the coding sequence ATGAACGGGCTGATCCCGTACCTCATCATAGTCCCGCTCCTCGGAGCGTTCGCACTGCCCATAGTGGGCCTCGCGGGAAGGAAGGCCAGGGAGCTTTGGGCGATACTCATAACCGGCATCACCCTCGGCGTCGCGGCCGGACTGTTCAGAGAGGTCTGGAAGAGCGGCGAGATACTCGTCTACACCCTCGGCGCGAAGAGCCCCCTCGGAAACGGAGTTCCGTTCCCGATAAGGATAGTCTGGGAGGTGGACCTGCTGGGCGCACTCTTCGCCCTGATGGTGACCTTCATAGCCTTCGTGGCCGTGCTCTACTCCAGTGAGTACATGAGGCACGACACCGGGCTTGAGAAGTACTACGCCCTGGTCCTCGTCCTCGAAGTTGGAATGCTCGGCATAGCCATAACCGGCGACCTGTTCAACTTCTACGTCTTCCTGGAGATAATGAGCATAGCGAGCTACGCGCTGGTGGCGTTTAGAAACGACACCTGGGAGGGCATCGAGGCGGGCATAAAGTACATGTTCGTCGGCTCGCTGGCCAGCTCGTTCATCCTCCTCGGCATAGTGCTCCTCTACGGCCAGTACGGAACGCTGACTATGGCCTACCTGGCCAAGATGATAGCCGAGAACCCGACCTTCACCGCCAAGGTGGCCCTCGGCCTCCTCGCGGGAGGGCTTCTCTTCAAGAGCGGTGCCGTTCCGGTGCACATGTGGCTCGCGGATGCTCATCCAGCGGCTCCGAGCTCGATCAGCGCCATGCACTCCGGCCTGGTCATCAAGATAGGCGGTACCTACGCCCTGGCGAGGCTCGCCTTCAGCGTCTTCAGCGCCGGAATCAGCACCAGAACGGTCGGCTGGATAATCATATTCTTCGCCTGCGTGACCCTCATAGTCGGAAACGCGATGGCGGTGATACAGACCGACATGAAGAGGCTCTTCGCCTTCTCGTCGGTGGGACAGATCGGCTATATCCTGCTGGGAATCGGAATTGGCCTTGCCGCGTATGGAAGCGACGTCGGCCAGGTCGCTCTGGCGGGTGCGATATACCACACCGTGAACCACGCGATAATGAAGGCCCTCCTGTTCCTGGTTGCTGGAGCGGTCATACACCAGCTCGGAACCAAGAACCTCAACGAGCTGAGCGGAATAGCCAGGAAGATGCCGGTCACGAGCTTCGCCTTCCTGGTCGGTGCGGCCGCGATAATCGGCCTTCCGCCGCTCAACGGCTTCGCAAGCAAGTGGCTCATCTACGAGAGCTCGGCGCTCTTCAACCCGTTCCTCGCGGCAATAGCCGTCATAGGCACGGCCTTCTGTACGGCAGCATACATCAGGGTGCTCTTCACGTTCTTCGGAAGGCCGAGCGAGAGGGTCATGAATGCCGAAGAGCCAGGAAAGGCCATGCTCGTGCCGATGCTCATACTGGTGGTGGCAATAATCGTCATGGGACTCTTCCCGTGGGCCATCAGCGACAAGGTCATGCTTCCGGCGGCAAAGACTCTGGAGAACATAGGGGCTTACGTTTCGGCGGTGCTGGGGGGTGCGTGA